Proteins found in one Rhodobacteraceae bacterium D3-12 genomic segment:
- a CDS encoding branched-chain amino acid ABC transporter substrate-binding protein, with protein sequence MKSLKKLALSAVVASMAATAGFAADIKIGFIDPLSGPFAATGTNGLDQFHYAADALINDKGGLLGGQTVEVIGFDNKISPKESLIQLQVAIDQGVRYIVQGNSSGVANALTDAINKHNKRNPDSQVLFLNYAAVDPALTNDKCNFWHFRLDANADMKMDALTDVIAANEAIKKVYIIGQDYSFGKAVAAAAVKNLSAKNAEIEIVGNELHPIGKVKDFTPYARKIVASGADAVITGNWGSDMLGLGKAIIENGFEGPIYTYYAAGSGITAAFGEGGKGSIRLIAEGEVNPPPSEEAVAYYNGFLKRFPDGNIDMPRISNTVAILAKAIEQAGTATDVVAVAKALEGMEFDSMWGTKIKIRAEDHQAIQNLHVGVHTNEGVTFGYDGSDFGILTEKTVEMAGMDSPTTCKMKRP encoded by the coding sequence ATGAAATCGCTTAAGAAACTCGCTCTGAGCGCAGTTGTTGCCAGCATGGCGGCAACCGCAGGCTTTGCGGCGGATATCAAAATCGGCTTTATCGACCCGCTGTCGGGGCCATTTGCGGCCACGGGCACCAACGGTTTGGACCAGTTCCACTATGCCGCTGATGCGCTGATCAATGACAAGGGCGGCCTTTTGGGTGGCCAAACGGTGGAAGTGATCGGGTTTGACAACAAGATCAGCCCCAAAGAATCGCTGATCCAGTTGCAGGTCGCGATTGACCAAGGTGTGCGTTACATCGTTCAGGGCAACAGCTCGGGCGTGGCGAACGCGCTGACCGATGCGATCAACAAGCACAACAAGCGTAACCCCGACAGTCAGGTTCTGTTCCTGAACTATGCGGCGGTTGATCCGGCGCTGACCAATGACAAGTGCAACTTCTGGCACTTCCGTCTTGATGCGAATGCGGACATGAAGATGGACGCATTGACCGATGTGATTGCCGCCAATGAGGCGATCAAGAAGGTCTATATCATCGGTCAGGACTATAGCTTTGGTAAGGCTGTGGCAGCTGCTGCGGTGAAAAACCTGAGCGCAAAGAACGCCGAGATCGAAATCGTTGGCAACGAATTGCACCCGATTGGCAAGGTCAAAGACTTCACCCCCTATGCGCGCAAGATCGTCGCGTCGGGCGCGGATGCGGTGATCACCGGCAACTGGGGCTCGGACATGCTTGGCCTTGGTAAGGCAATCATCGAGAACGGCTTTGAAGGCCCGATTTACACCTACTATGCTGCGGGTTCGGGCATCACGGCCGCCTTTGGTGAAGGTGGTAAAGGGTCGATCCGTCTGATCGCTGAAGGTGAAGTCAACCCGCCGCCGAGCGAAGAAGCCGTTGCTTACTATAACGGGTTCCTGAAGCGTTTCCCGGATGGCAACATCGACATGCCACGGATCAGCAACACTGTTGCGATCCTTGCCAAAGCGATCGAGCAAGCCGGCACCGCGACCGACGTTGTGGCTGTGGCCAAAGCGCTTGAAGGTATGGAGTTCGACAGCATGTGGGGCACCAAGATCAAGATCCGTGCCGAAGACCACCAGGCGATCCAGAACCTTCACGTTGGCGTTCACACCAACGAAGGTGTCACCTTTGGGTATGACGGCTCGGATTTCGGTATTCTCACCGAGAAAACAGTTGAGATGGCCGGGATGGATAGCCCGACCACCTGCAAAATGAAGCGCCCGTAA
- a CDS encoding tRNA-binding protein produces MADNITFDDFLKVEIRAATVIRAEPYPEARKPAIKLWLDFGPEIGERKSSAQITAHYTPETLIGRQVMAVVNFPPRQIGKFMSECLVLGASDADGGIVLLKPDQQVPNGSRMH; encoded by the coding sequence ATGGCTGATAACATCACCTTCGACGATTTCCTAAAGGTGGAAATCCGCGCAGCAACCGTGATCCGCGCCGAACCCTACCCCGAGGCGCGAAAACCTGCTATCAAGCTCTGGCTCGACTTCGGCCCCGAGATCGGCGAACGCAAAAGTTCGGCGCAAATCACGGCCCACTACACGCCGGAAACCCTGATCGGGCGACAGGTCATGGCGGTGGTCAACTTTCCACCGCGCCAGATCGGCAAATTCATGTCCGAATGCCTCGTGCTCGGCGCTTCCGATGCCGACGGCGGCATCGTCCTTCTGAAACCGGACCAACAGGTCCCCAATGGCTCGAGAATGCATTGA
- a CDS encoding D-glycerate dehydrogenase, with the protein MRTLLITRNHPAPVLDAARAFMDVTVRDSITPLTPDELRDALRSYDAVLPTLGDMFSEQVFYDVPEPKCKLLANFGVGYNHIDTVAANRRGIAVTNTPGAVTDATADIAMALILMSARRLGEGERMVRAGEWVGWNPMQLLGLHISGKTVGIIGMGNIGQAIARRCHFGFGMKVIYANRSEKRMDFPAEQMPQHEVARHADVVVVAVPGGRETHHLIGAGFLSSMKPTAHFVNISRGDVVDESALINALQEQQIAGAGLDVFEQEPHVPPELIALENVVLLPHLGTAALDVRTDMGLMAVDNLRAFFDGVSPPNVV; encoded by the coding sequence TTGAGAACGCTGCTCATCACCCGCAATCACCCCGCGCCCGTGCTCGACGCCGCGCGCGCCTTCATGGATGTCACCGTCCGCGACAGCATCACCCCGCTCACCCCCGATGAACTGCGCGACGCGCTGCGCAGCTATGATGCGGTGCTGCCAACCTTGGGGGATATGTTCTCCGAACAGGTGTTCTATGATGTGCCCGAGCCGAAATGCAAACTCCTCGCCAATTTCGGGGTTGGCTATAACCATATCGACACCGTCGCCGCCAACCGGCGCGGCATTGCCGTCACCAACACCCCCGGCGCCGTGACCGACGCCACCGCCGACATCGCCATGGCGCTCATTCTGATGAGCGCGCGGCGTTTGGGCGAAGGCGAACGTATGGTGCGGGCGGGCGAATGGGTCGGCTGGAACCCGATGCAATTGCTCGGGCTTCACATCAGCGGCAAAACCGTTGGCATCATCGGCATGGGCAATATCGGTCAGGCCATCGCTCGGCGCTGTCACTTTGGTTTCGGCATGAAGGTGATCTATGCCAACCGCTCGGAAAAACGCATGGATTTCCCGGCTGAACAAATGCCCCAGCATGAGGTGGCCCGCCACGCCGATGTGGTCGTGGTCGCCGTGCCCGGCGGGCGCGAAACGCACCACCTGATCGGCGCGGGCTTCCTGTCGTCAATGAAACCCACCGCCCATTTCGTCAACATCTCGCGCGGCGACGTGGTCGACGAATCTGCCCTCATCAACGCCTTGCAGGAACAGCAAATCGCCGGTGCCGGCCTCGACGTGTTCGAACAAGAACCCCACGTCCCGCCGGAACTGATCGCGCTGGAAAATGTTGTGCTCCTGCCCCACCTCGGCACCGCCGCGCTTGATGTGCGCACCGATATGGGTCTCATGGCCGTCGACAACCTGCGTGCGTTTTTCGATGGAGTTAGCCCGCCGAACGTGGTTTGA
- the proC gene encoding pyrroline-5-carboxylate reductase, with protein MELSADLSDIAARGLVLLGCGKMGSAMLAGWLDGGLPATSVHVIDPHPSDWLISSGVNLNGDLPPDPAIVLIAVKPQMMQAALPVLTPLGNGATLFLSVAAGTPIAHYESVLGAETPIIRAMPNTPAAIARGITAIIGNAHAPATALDLAETLLSAVGKVVRLESESQMDAVTGLSGSGPAYVFHMIECMAAAGEAQGLAPDLAMQLAKATVAGAGALALQGDDSPEQLRINVTSPNGTTQAGLDVLMDADSGLPPLIRATVAAAADRSRELANG; from the coding sequence ATGGAACTATCAGCGGATCTATCGGACATCGCGGCACGGGGGCTTGTCCTGCTGGGATGCGGCAAAATGGGTTCGGCCATGCTGGCGGGTTGGCTCGATGGCGGCCTGCCGGCCACATCCGTCCATGTGATTGATCCGCACCCGTCGGATTGGCTCATCTCCAGCGGCGTAAACCTCAACGGCGATCTGCCGCCCGATCCGGCCATCGTTCTGATCGCGGTCAAACCGCAGATGATGCAAGCCGCCCTGCCGGTGCTGACACCGCTCGGCAATGGCGCGACCCTGTTTCTCTCGGTTGCGGCGGGCACGCCGATTGCGCATTACGAATCCGTGCTGGGCGCTGAAACGCCGATCATTCGCGCCATGCCCAACACCCCCGCGGCCATCGCCCGCGGCATCACCGCGATCATCGGCAATGCGCATGCCCCCGCCACAGCCCTCGACCTTGCCGAAACGCTGCTCTCTGCCGTTGGAAAGGTCGTGCGCCTCGAAAGCGAAAGCCAGATGGATGCCGTGACCGGCCTCTCCGGCTCCGGTCCGGCTTATGTCTTTCACATGATCGAATGTATGGCCGCCGCCGGAGAGGCTCAGGGTCTCGCCCCCGATCTCGCCATGCAACTGGCCAAAGCCACCGTCGCCGGTGCCGGTGCGCTGGCACTGCAAGGCGATGACAGCCCAGAACAGCTGCGCATCAACGTCACCTCGCCCAATGGCACGACACAGGCCGGACTTGATGTGCTGATGGACGCCGACAGCGGCCTGCCGCCGCTGATCCGCGCCACCGTCGCCGCCGCCGCCGACCGCTCCCGCGAGCTCGCCAATGGCTGA
- a CDS encoding branched-chain amino acid ABC transporter permease, which translates to MSLFIVNILDGLVTGLLLFMLCSGLTLIFSMMGVLNFAHASFYMLGAYFAYQISLYTGFWMGLLIAPIVVGVIGALIERYGLRRVHKYGHVPELIFTFGLALLIEEVVQFFWGKSQMAYNPPEALDFAAFAIAGNTFPAYKVFMIFVAIGIFLVLLYILTKTRVGMTIQAALSYPETVQNLGHNVPLVFMGVFGVGTAMAGLAGVIAGPTLGTFPGMAFQLGSIVFVTIVIGGLGSLWGALVASLIIGWIQTFAATYNVRMEDILVAVGFDKPEPVWDSAWADLWTLTLPQIGPILPYLLMVIVLVVRPQGLFGKRES; encoded by the coding sequence ATGTCGCTCTTTATCGTCAACATCCTGGACGGGCTCGTCACAGGGCTGTTGCTTTTCATGCTGTGCAGCGGGCTGACGCTGATTTTCTCGATGATGGGTGTGCTGAACTTTGCCCATGCGAGTTTTTACATGTTGGGCGCTTATTTCGCCTATCAGATTAGCCTTTATACCGGCTTTTGGATGGGGTTGCTGATTGCACCTATCGTGGTCGGGGTCATCGGCGCCCTTATCGAGCGATACGGATTGAGGCGGGTCCACAAATACGGGCATGTGCCCGAGTTGATCTTTACCTTCGGGCTGGCGCTGTTGATCGAAGAGGTTGTGCAGTTCTTCTGGGGCAAGAGCCAGATGGCCTATAACCCGCCCGAAGCGCTGGATTTTGCCGCCTTCGCAATCGCGGGCAATACTTTCCCTGCTTATAAGGTGTTCATGATTTTCGTGGCGATCGGCATTTTCCTTGTGCTGCTCTATATCCTGACGAAAACCCGCGTGGGCATGACCATTCAGGCGGCTCTGTCCTATCCCGAAACCGTGCAGAACCTTGGGCATAACGTGCCGCTGGTGTTCATGGGCGTGTTCGGTGTGGGCACGGCGATGGCGGGTCTTGCCGGGGTGATTGCGGGGCCAACGCTCGGGACGTTTCCGGGGATGGCCTTTCAATTGGGCTCAATCGTGTTCGTCACAATCGTGATCGGCGGTTTGGGAAGCCTTTGGGGCGCGCTTGTAGCGTCGCTTATCATCGGTTGGATCCAGACATTTGCTGCGACGTATAATGTGCGGATGGAAGACATCCTGGTGGCGGTTGGTTTTGACAAGCCAGAGCCCGTTTGGGACAGCGCGTGGGCGGATTTGTGGACGCTGACCCTGCCGCAGATCGGGCCGATCCTTCCCTATCTCTTGATGGTCATTGTCCTTGTGGTGCGCCCGCAAGGCCTGTTTGGAAAGCGTGAATCATGA
- a CDS encoding YbjN domain-containing protein, protein MALSEHYIEEDLHPIDIVESLAAHYDWDFDRIADDQIAMAVEGQWRTYSITLAWSGYDETLRMVCTFEMEPPEEKLPALYEVLNATNDQCWSGAFTYWAEQKLMVYRYGLLLAGGQMASPDQINTLISAAVHNAERYYPAFQLVVYGDRSPKDALQVAIAEAYGRA, encoded by the coding sequence ATGGCATTATCCGAGCATTACATCGAAGAAGATCTTCACCCTATCGACATCGTCGAAAGCCTTGCGGCCCATTATGATTGGGATTTCGACCGCATCGCAGACGATCAGATCGCGATGGCGGTCGAAGGACAGTGGCGCACCTATTCCATCACGCTGGCTTGGTCGGGCTATGACGAAACCCTGCGCATGGTCTGCACCTTTGAAATGGAACCGCCCGAGGAAAAACTCCCCGCTCTTTACGAAGTGCTGAACGCCACCAACGATCAATGCTGGTCCGGCGCCTTCACCTATTGGGCGGAACAAAAGCTGATGGTCTATCGCTATGGCCTTCTGCTCGCCGGTGGCCAAATGGCCAGCCCGGATCAGATCAACACCTTGATCTCCGCCGCCGTGCATAACGCCGAACGCTACTATCCGGCGTTCCAGCTTGTCGTCTACGGCGACCGCTCTCCAAAAGACGCCCTACAGGTGGCCATTGCCGAGGCTTACGGACGCGCGTAA